In the Glycine max cultivar Williams 82 chromosome 19, Glycine_max_v4.0, whole genome shotgun sequence genome, aaaatctACGACATGTGTCAACAAAATGTACATAGTTAACTTTAGATATTGGTTACGTGAATTAAAATCGCAGATTGTTTAAAAGTGAAACGAAATGtctcaatttaaaaattagaggagtaaaatcatgataaagagataaaatttacattttagcCTACATTTTAGGTTTCCAACATAATAttttccctaaaaaataagattctACTGCAAGAGAAAATTATGAGGATTTAAAGGAGATGAGAACAAAGTATGAGCCAGGAAAAGATAATGCAGCCAAAACCAAAGCATACACACAATTAGCAATAGCCAATAGAACCATCCAGCAAAGTAAGGAACAACCCAAAATATCCACACAATCTGTCATGTGCATACAATAAATGGTAAGATTCTGAAAACACTTACATAATTTAGCATAAACTCATATAAGCAAACGTACAGTACCTTAATTTCCATATGGCAACACCAAGCTTTGAATATAATCATGGGAGGACATTGGCACTTGGTTGTTGAAATCTTGAGTATAGACTATTCTATTATCTTTCTTATTATagagaataaattttaaagatatatAATTTGCCAGCAACAGGACATCACCTTTTTCAGAGATGCACAGAGGCTTCAGTATTACACAGGGCAGAGGGGCTTGAAGAAGCTCAAGAGTTACATTCAACAATTGAGTCCAAGAATTTTCAACTCCAAATTCCCTCATTAGCCAAACAACAAAATGGGTTCTCCGGTGAACATGAGAAAGACACAAGCAGCCCTTCAATACCCCAAGTTCAGGGCCACAGGGAACTTGAGAAAGACCATTCGGCATCAGCAAATATTTGAATGTCTCCTTGTTTAGATCATatgaaaaaattactaattgaTCGACGGTGACAGTTTCCCATTCGTAATCAAAACCCAACTTGCGAATTGCGAACCAGTTAACAGTGCCACTCACAGGTTGTCCACATTTTTCTCCCAAAATGGGGAATGCTGGACAAGTTAAAACCTTTCTCCAATGAGTGTCACCTAAGCGGTGAACTCTCACCTCCCAATTTTGTGACTTAATATTCGAAAGGACTAACACCACCTTGTAAGTGTCACTCCGATCATCATAAGCAAACCCACACTTCACTTGATACCACCAAAGTTTATAATTGCATGAGCGAAGACATAAGTGTGGTGAATCTTCAGACATGATCCTTGTGGCCAGGTTACAAAACCAGACCCGGTATTCACTGAATTCACCTCTAGCAACCAAATTAATCAAGCAAACCAACCCATTGCAGGAACCTATAAATAAGTATCTGTTGTCTAGCTGGTGGCAACCATTGTCAACAGTGGATGATGGGTTCTCAAGTAAACTACATATAGAGCATGGGGCGATGCCTGGGAGATCCCTCATATCTTCAAACACAGTATTAATTTGACACCTTAATAGGACATGGGTGTTTCTAGATGACCTTTGAAGGTTCAATTTGACAAAGTGTGCTTGGAAGATGAGGGAATTCCAAGTCCTAGAAACACACCTGAAACGCATAAGAGATTTGACGGGAAGCCATGCCAAAATTTCTTCTATGAGGTCCTGAGGGAGCTGGGCCATTGCCATCTTAGTTGGGTCACCCAATGTTGTTATTTCAAAACCCTAGCCAGCAAGAAGAACAATACACATACTTTTCAACAAGGACATGTGCGGATTTTGGACAAGCAtggataacaaaaaaattaaacccaaaCCTAGAACACTAgaatgcaaaaaggaaaattaacaaTAAGAAGCAAAAACACATAAATGAACTCACGGGATCAAGATTGACGGAATGAAACCTGATGTTAGTAATGGTGTGATTTCAAGAGTTTGGAGTTCAATCAAGGTTTGACTTTTCTCAAACATAAATTCTAAGGAAAAAGCACTTTGATCGCTTTATCTAGAGAAGCCAAACACTGCTTTGACGATGTCGATGACGGAAGGAAATCTGGTTCAGAGAGATTTGGGATTTgggaaataaaaagaataatagagGAGCGTAGTATTTTAATTACTAACATTAGCATTCATTTGACTGCACTAAGCATTCTAACGTTAGCATTGTCGTGGCAAAGGCTACGGTGGGAAACCATAACAAGTCTCCCATCGTGGAAAATTTAATATGAACCCTAgattttctcaattttaatttcatggttcagaattttttacttttttctaatttatttcattCCTTTCTCGATATAccattccttcttttttctcctcTAAAGAAGCAACAAGAAGAGCTAGCAATgaatccaaaaacaaaattgatcaaACCTCTAAAAAATATGGTCTAATCAAAATTACTTGCAagctaaaataaacaaaaaaatcatcatatttCAAACTCCAAAATGCAAATAGAACaaaaaaagttgattaattaaacaaaagcaTTATAGATTCGAGAACTAATACAATTTGTGAAATAGggggaaaatgaaaaagaaagaaggtaaAAATGAGGAAAAAATCATTGGCGTTCATTTAAAAGCGACTGTATCTAAAGGTGAAAAATTGGTTTCCAACAATGGTAGACTTGCCATGGTCTCTCATCATTGCCTTCACCTTTACATTACTAGCATTAGCATTCACTGCAAggacaggaaaaaaaatacaactataTTCTTTCAAACAAGAAGTATACAATCAAATTCATATATTACCTCTGATGTTGGTGGAACTTATCATTGG is a window encoding:
- the LOC121174173 gene encoding F-box/kelch-repeat protein At3g23880, giving the protein MAMAQLPQDLIEEILAWLPVKSLMRFRCVSRTWNSLIFQAHFVKLNLQRSSRNTHVLLRCQINTVFEDMRDLPGIAPCSICSLLENPSSTVDNGCHQLDNRYLFIGSCNGLVCLINLVARGEFSEYRVWFCNLATRIMSEDSPHLCLRSCNYKLWWYQVKCGFAYDDRSDTYKVVLVLSNIKSQNWEVRVHRLGDTHWRKVLTCPAFPILGEKCGQPVSGTVNWFAIRKLGFDYEWETVTVDQLVIFSYDLNKETFKYLLMPNGLSQVPCGPELGVLKGCLCLSHVHRRTHFVVWLMREFGVENSWTQLLNVTLELLQAPLPCVILKPLCISEKDCVDILGCSLLCWMVLLAIANCVYALVLAALSFPGSYFVLISFKSS